In Natator depressus isolate rNatDep1 chromosome 17, rNatDep2.hap1, whole genome shotgun sequence, one genomic interval encodes:
- the LOC142000434 gene encoding hypermethylated in cancer 1 protein-like isoform X1, with product MRVRRDLGWLAEATEPPGGGGSPALEAMEVPSHSRQLLLQLNTQRAKGFLCDVIIVVQNALFRAHKNILAASSVYLKSLVVHDNLLNLDHEMVSPGVFRLVLDFIYTGRLGECEPGEPGLGAVLAAASYLQVPALVALCKKKLKRSGKYCQLRGSYSPYSKVARGLRAAPVIQACYTGAPRPVDLQPGEPLNPLSTQCGELYASTAQGTALHQPGLCPPERHCSPPCGLDLSKKSPTSPSSQLLPTDRLHPGDSREPLLAPGHDSPPGSASLLASHGSAYKDPPQVGEGVIHPAERFRGSPPCVEPPARAEGHDFLYRWMKHERMGSYLEECEAEKEPEREEKAESPLQSRYPSIESNELENDNSTSEDTGSSEGPSPGGTLGPYCNHLAYEPESLGDNLYVCIPCGKGFPSSEQLNAHVEAHTEEELYHKAASEQAGPFLDKGGQSLGDILRPYRCSSCDKAYKDPATLRQHEKTHWLTRPYPCTICGKKFTQRGTMTRHMRSHLGLKPFACDACGMRFTRQYRLTEHMRIHSGEKPYECQVCGGKFAQQRNLISHMKMHAAGPDGKSKLDFPESVFAMARLTADQLGLKQEKAAELLSHTSHFLSDPKGLESLYPLARFTAEHLGLSQEKAAEMLGPGPLLHSDRTIERYSPT from the exons ATGAGAGTCCGCAGAGACCTCGGCTGGCTGGCGGAAGCGACGGAGCCCCCAG GTGGCGGGGGCAGCCCCGCGCTGGAGGCCATGGAGGTGCCGAGCCACTCGAggcagctgctcctgcagctcaaCACGCAGCGGGCCAAGGGCTTCCTGTGCGACGTGATCATCGTGGTGCAGAACGCGCTGTTCCGCGCGCACAAGAACATCCTGGCGGCCAGCAGCGTCTACCTGAAGTCGCTGGTGGTGCACGACAACCTGCTCAACCTGGACCACGAGATGGTGAGCCCGGGCGTCTTCCGCCTGGTGCTGGACTTCATCTACACGGGCCGGCTGGGCGAGTGCGAGCCGGGCGAGCCGGGCCTGGGGGCCGTGCTGGCGGCCGCCAGCTACCTGCAGGTGCCGGCCCTGGTGGCTCTGTGCAAGAAGAAGCTGAAGCGGTCGGGCAAGTACTGCCAGCTGCGAGGCAGCTACAGCCCCTACAGCAAGGTGGCTAGGGGGCTGCGGGCCGCCCCAGTCATCCAGGCCTGCTACACGGGTGCCCCCCGGCCTGTGGACCTGCAGCCTGGCGAGCCCCTCAACCCGCTCAGCACCCAGTGTGGGGAGCTCTATGCCTCCACCGCCCAGGGCACCGCCCTGCACCAGCCGGGCCTGTGCCCACCCGAGAGGCACTGCTCTCCGCCCTGCGGCCTGGACCTCTCCAAGAAGAGCCCCACCAGCccttcctcccagctgctgcccacaGACAGACTCCACCCGGGGGACAGCAGGGAGCCCTTGCTGGCTCCCGGGCACGACAGCCCGCCGGGCAGCGCTTCTCTGCTGGCCAGCCACGGCTCCGCCTACAAAGACCCCCCCCAGGTGGGCGAAGGCGTGATCCACCCCGCGGAGCGCTTCCGTGGCAGCCCGCCCTGTGTCGAGCCCCCGGCCCGGGCCGAGGGCCACGACTTCCTGTACCGCTGGATGAAGCACGAGCGAATGGGCAGCTACCTGGAGGAGTGTGAGGCGGAGAAGGAGCCTGAGCGGGAGGAGAAGGCCGAGTCGCCCCTGCAGTCCCGCTACCCCAGCATCGAGAGCAACGAGCTGGAGAACGAcaacagcaccagtgaggacacggGCAGCAGCGAGGGCCCGTCTCCCGGGGGCACCCTGGGCCCCTATTGCAACCACCTGGCCTATGAGCCCGAGAGCCTGGGGGACAACCTGTACGTGTGCATCCCCTGCGGCAAGGGCTTCCCCAGCTCGGAGCAGCTCAACGCCCACGTGGAGGCCCACACCGAGGAGGAGCTGTACCACAAGGCGGCCTCGGAGCAGGCCGGCCCCTTCCTGGACAAGGGCGGCCAGAGCCTGGGCGACATCCTCCGGCCCTACCGCTGCTCCTCCTGCGACAAGGCCTACAAGGACCCGGCCACGCTGCGGCAGCACGAGAAGACGCACTGGCTCACGCGGCCCTACCCCTGCACCATCTGCGGCAAGAAGTTCACGCAGCGCGGCACCATGACCCGGCACATGCGCAGCCACCTGGGCCTCAAGCCCTTCGCCTGCGACGCCTGCGGCATGCGCTTCACCCGGCAGTACCGGCTCACCGAGCACATGCGCATCCACTCGGGCGAGAAGCCCTACGAGTGCCAGGTCTGCGGCGGCAAGTTCGCCCAGCAGCGCAACCTCATCAGCCACATGAAGATGCACGCGGCCGGGCCCGACGGCAAGTCCAAGCTGGACTTCCCCGAGAGCGTCTTCGCCATGGCGCGGCTCACGGCCGACCAGCTGGGCCTCAAGCAGGAGAAGGCGGCGGAGCTGCTCTCGCACACCTCGCACTTCCTCAGTGACCCCAAGGGCCTGGAGAGCCTGTACCCGCTGGCCCGATTCACGGCCGAGCACCTGGGGCTGAGCCAGGAGAAGGCGGCCGAGATGCTGGGTCCAGGCCCCCTGCTGCACAGCGACCGGACCATAGAGCGCTATTCGCCCACCTAA
- the LOC142000434 gene encoding hypermethylated in cancer 1 protein-like isoform X2, with amino-acid sequence MEVPSHSRQLLLQLNTQRAKGFLCDVIIVVQNALFRAHKNILAASSVYLKSLVVHDNLLNLDHEMVSPGVFRLVLDFIYTGRLGECEPGEPGLGAVLAAASYLQVPALVALCKKKLKRSGKYCQLRGSYSPYSKVARGLRAAPVIQACYTGAPRPVDLQPGEPLNPLSTQCGELYASTAQGTALHQPGLCPPERHCSPPCGLDLSKKSPTSPSSQLLPTDRLHPGDSREPLLAPGHDSPPGSASLLASHGSAYKDPPQVGEGVIHPAERFRGSPPCVEPPARAEGHDFLYRWMKHERMGSYLEECEAEKEPEREEKAESPLQSRYPSIESNELENDNSTSEDTGSSEGPSPGGTLGPYCNHLAYEPESLGDNLYVCIPCGKGFPSSEQLNAHVEAHTEEELYHKAASEQAGPFLDKGGQSLGDILRPYRCSSCDKAYKDPATLRQHEKTHWLTRPYPCTICGKKFTQRGTMTRHMRSHLGLKPFACDACGMRFTRQYRLTEHMRIHSGEKPYECQVCGGKFAQQRNLISHMKMHAAGPDGKSKLDFPESVFAMARLTADQLGLKQEKAAELLSHTSHFLSDPKGLESLYPLARFTAEHLGLSQEKAAEMLGPGPLLHSDRTIERYSPT; translated from the coding sequence ATGGAGGTGCCGAGCCACTCGAggcagctgctcctgcagctcaaCACGCAGCGGGCCAAGGGCTTCCTGTGCGACGTGATCATCGTGGTGCAGAACGCGCTGTTCCGCGCGCACAAGAACATCCTGGCGGCCAGCAGCGTCTACCTGAAGTCGCTGGTGGTGCACGACAACCTGCTCAACCTGGACCACGAGATGGTGAGCCCGGGCGTCTTCCGCCTGGTGCTGGACTTCATCTACACGGGCCGGCTGGGCGAGTGCGAGCCGGGCGAGCCGGGCCTGGGGGCCGTGCTGGCGGCCGCCAGCTACCTGCAGGTGCCGGCCCTGGTGGCTCTGTGCAAGAAGAAGCTGAAGCGGTCGGGCAAGTACTGCCAGCTGCGAGGCAGCTACAGCCCCTACAGCAAGGTGGCTAGGGGGCTGCGGGCCGCCCCAGTCATCCAGGCCTGCTACACGGGTGCCCCCCGGCCTGTGGACCTGCAGCCTGGCGAGCCCCTCAACCCGCTCAGCACCCAGTGTGGGGAGCTCTATGCCTCCACCGCCCAGGGCACCGCCCTGCACCAGCCGGGCCTGTGCCCACCCGAGAGGCACTGCTCTCCGCCCTGCGGCCTGGACCTCTCCAAGAAGAGCCCCACCAGCccttcctcccagctgctgcccacaGACAGACTCCACCCGGGGGACAGCAGGGAGCCCTTGCTGGCTCCCGGGCACGACAGCCCGCCGGGCAGCGCTTCTCTGCTGGCCAGCCACGGCTCCGCCTACAAAGACCCCCCCCAGGTGGGCGAAGGCGTGATCCACCCCGCGGAGCGCTTCCGTGGCAGCCCGCCCTGTGTCGAGCCCCCGGCCCGGGCCGAGGGCCACGACTTCCTGTACCGCTGGATGAAGCACGAGCGAATGGGCAGCTACCTGGAGGAGTGTGAGGCGGAGAAGGAGCCTGAGCGGGAGGAGAAGGCCGAGTCGCCCCTGCAGTCCCGCTACCCCAGCATCGAGAGCAACGAGCTGGAGAACGAcaacagcaccagtgaggacacggGCAGCAGCGAGGGCCCGTCTCCCGGGGGCACCCTGGGCCCCTATTGCAACCACCTGGCCTATGAGCCCGAGAGCCTGGGGGACAACCTGTACGTGTGCATCCCCTGCGGCAAGGGCTTCCCCAGCTCGGAGCAGCTCAACGCCCACGTGGAGGCCCACACCGAGGAGGAGCTGTACCACAAGGCGGCCTCGGAGCAGGCCGGCCCCTTCCTGGACAAGGGCGGCCAGAGCCTGGGCGACATCCTCCGGCCCTACCGCTGCTCCTCCTGCGACAAGGCCTACAAGGACCCGGCCACGCTGCGGCAGCACGAGAAGACGCACTGGCTCACGCGGCCCTACCCCTGCACCATCTGCGGCAAGAAGTTCACGCAGCGCGGCACCATGACCCGGCACATGCGCAGCCACCTGGGCCTCAAGCCCTTCGCCTGCGACGCCTGCGGCATGCGCTTCACCCGGCAGTACCGGCTCACCGAGCACATGCGCATCCACTCGGGCGAGAAGCCCTACGAGTGCCAGGTCTGCGGCGGCAAGTTCGCCCAGCAGCGCAACCTCATCAGCCACATGAAGATGCACGCGGCCGGGCCCGACGGCAAGTCCAAGCTGGACTTCCCCGAGAGCGTCTTCGCCATGGCGCGGCTCACGGCCGACCAGCTGGGCCTCAAGCAGGAGAAGGCGGCGGAGCTGCTCTCGCACACCTCGCACTTCCTCAGTGACCCCAAGGGCCTGGAGAGCCTGTACCCGCTGGCCCGATTCACGGCCGAGCACCTGGGGCTGAGCCAGGAGAAGGCGGCCGAGATGCTGGGTCCAGGCCCCCTGCTGCACAGCGACCGGACCATAGAGCGCTATTCGCCCACCTAA